A region from the Tachysurus vachellii isolate PV-2020 chromosome 25, HZAU_Pvac_v1, whole genome shotgun sequence genome encodes:
- the pld1b gene encoding phospholipase D1 isoform X1 has protein sequence MTQQDVPTASTLHLVASDMTDIIENLDTRELDIGDGEDMFDGPGENSAESRVLFSLIYKTMGFKEQDARVFLTSAPITARILEVERFACAQDRFNLTNQRSVSKKVPAVFRIDMKHGNFSWIVKRKEKHFMELHRELRTYKTFLKIPLPSRTHTERRQTVRHTRQMPTLPRGGGDELAREEQVSSRRRQLEDYLNKLLKMPLYRNYHATLQFIDVSQLSFIHDLGPKGLEGMVYKRSGGRRIPGLNCCGQSKVCYRWSKRWLVVKDSFLLYMKPDSGAISFVLLVDKEFCVKMDSKDTETKHGVRVDSLCRNLVLKFSSYRQTRWWGQAIDDFVRKYGSAFLQDHRFGSFADIQENILSKWYVNGKTYMEDVATALEEAEEEIFITDWWLSPEIFLKRPVVEGNRWRLDCILKRKAQKGVRIFVMLYKEVELALGINSEYSKRTLLQLHPNIKVMRHPDHVSSSVYLWAHHEKIVVIDQSVAFVGGIDLAYGRWDDREHRLTDVGSVTRTLNTSAENVTEASPSNGPVQRNGKNSSRDPEDQPKLKGYGKTRKSRFSIKKRLQRHGLSHADSVSSGESSEENSDLAQDLQADVIGLMGNTRFWHGKDYCNFVHKDWIQLDKPFDDFIDRHITPRMPWHDIASVVHGKAARDVARHFIQRWNFTKTVKSKYRSLSYPYLLPKSHTTASEIKYKVPGCVHAKVQVLRSASDWSAGIKYHEESIHNAYVHVIENSKHYIYIENQFFISCADNKLVYNKIGDAIAQRIIKAYREGTRYRVYVITPLLPGFEGDINTGGGSAIQAIMHFNYRTMIRGDHSIVSQLKKEMGDQWMNYISFGGLRTHAELEGKLVTELIYVHSKMLIADDNTVIIGSANINDRSMLGKRDSEVAVVFQDTETETSVMDGQEYQAGRFGLQLRLECFRTILGAHTDTSINISDPISDHFYKEVWLTTAARNASIYQKVFRCLPSSDVRTILELEGYLSKPSLDKDDPPKAQEELKKIRGFLVQFPLYFLSEQNLLPPIGSKEAMVPMEVWT, from the exons ATGACGCAGCAGGACGTCCCCACAGCCAGCACACTGCACCTGGTGGCCTCAGACATGACCGACATCATAGAGAACCTGGACACACGTGAGCTGGACATTGGAGATGGAGAGGACATGTTTGATGGTCCAGGAGAGAACAGTGCAg aatCTCGAGtgttgttttctctgatctACAAGACGATGGGATTTAAAGAACAGGACGCTCGAGTCTTCCTCACATCAGCTCCCATCACTGCCAGAATCCTGGAGGTGGAGCGTTTTGCTTGTGCACAGGACCGGTTCAACCTCACCAACCAGAGGAGTGTGTCAaag AAAGTTCCTGCAGTTTTCAGGATCGATATGAAACACGGGAACTTCAGCTGGATTGTTAAGAGGAAGGAGAAACACTTCATGGAGCTGCACAGAGAATTACGGACCTACAAAACCTTCCTGAAGATCCCTCTTCCCTCTCGCAC tcaCACAGAGCGGAGGCAGACGGTCAGACACACACGTCAGATGCCCACGTTGCCCCGCGGCGGAGGAGACGAACTCGCCCGAGAGGAGCAAGTGTCCAGCCGGAGG CGTCAGCTCGAGGATTATTTAAACAAGCTGCTAAAAATGCCACTGTACAGAAACTACCACGCCACC ttGCAGTTTATTGATGTGAGTCAGCTGTCATTCATCCATGATTTGGGACCAAAGGGCTT AGAAGGTATGGTTTATAAAAGATCAGGAGGTCGCCGGATCCCCGGACTGAACTGCTGCGGTCAAAGTAAAGTGTGTTATCGCTGGTCCAAACG ttggTTAGTGGTGAAAGACTCTTTCCTGCTCTACATGAAGCCTGACTCTGGTGCGATCTCCTTCGTCCTGCTGGTTGATAAAGAGTTCTGTGTGAAAATGGACTccaaagacacagagaccaaACACGGTGTTCGTGTGGACAGTTTGTGCAG gAACCTGGTTCTGAAGTTCTCGAGTTATCGTCAAACGCGCTGGTGGGGTCAGGCCATCGATGACTTTGTGCGCAAATACGGCAGCGCGTTCCTGCAGGACCATCGCTTTGGTTCCTTCGCCGACATTCAGGAGAACATCCTCTCCAAATG GTATGTGAACGGTAAAACCTACATGGAGGATGTAGCTACTGCACTGGAGGAAGCTGAGGAGGAGATCTTCATCACAGACTGGTG GCTGAGTCCGGAGATTTTCCTCAAAAGGCCAGTGGTGGAAGGAAACCGCTGGCGTCTGGACTGCATTCTGAAACGCAAAGCC CAAAAAGGAGTTAGAATATTTGTTATGCTCTACAAAGAAGTGGAACTTGCTCTTGGGATCAACAGTGAATACAGCAAGAGGACGCTGCTGCAGCTTCACCCCAACATCAAG gtgATGCGACATCCTGACCACGTTTCCTCCTCCGTCTATCTCTGGGCTCATCATGAGAAGATTGTGGTGATCGACCAATCAGTGGCCTTCGTGGGCGGGATCGATCTGGCGTACGGACGCTGGGACGATCGAGAACATCGACTAACAGATGTGGGGAGCGTGACGAGAACCCTGAACACATCTGCAGAG aacgTAACTGAAGCGTCTCCCTCTAACGGTCCAGTTCAGAGAAACGGTAAAAACTCCAGCAGGGATCCGGAAGATCAGCCCAAACTCAAAGGTTACGGGAAAACCAGGAAGAGTCGCTTCAGCATCAAGAAACGGCTGCAGAGACACGGACTCTCGCACGCCGACAGCGTGAGCAGCGGCGAGAGCTCTGAGGAGA acTCAGACTTGGCTCAGGATCTGCAGGCCGACGTGATCGGGCTGATGGGGAACACACGTTTCTGGCACGGTAAAGATTACTGCAACTTTGTGCACAAGGACTGGATCCAGCTGGACAAACCGTTCGATG ATTTCATCGACAGACACATCACTCCCAGAATGCCGTGGCACGACATCGCCTCTGTGGTTCACGGGAAAGCAGCGAGAGACGTCGCACGGCACTTTATTCAGCGCTGGAATTTTACCAAG ACTGTCAAGTCGAAGTATCGGTCTCTCTCGTACCCGTACCTTCTCCCCAAATCCCACACCACGGCCAGTGAGATCAAGTATAAGGTCCCAGGCTGCGTTCACGCTAAAGTTCAG GTCTTACGCTCTGCGTCTGATTGGTCCGCTGGTATAAAGTACCACGAAGAGTCCATCCACAACGCCTACGTCCATGTGATCGAGAACAGCAAACACTACATCTACATCGAG AACCAGTTCTTTATAAGCTGCGCGGATAACAAACTCGTCTACAATAAGATCGGAGACGCCATTGCACAGAGGATCATCAAAGCCTACAG GGAAGGAACGAGGTACCGTGTGTATGTCATTACTCCTTTGTTACCTGGATTTGAGGGAGACATTAACACTGGAGGAGGAAGTGCCATCCAGGCCATCATGCACTTCAACTACAG AACGATGATCAGAGGAGATCACTCCATCGTGTCCCAGCTGAAGAAAGAGA TGGGGGATCAGTGGATGAACTACATCTCGTTCGGAGGATTGAGGACTCACGCTGAACTGGAAGGGAAGCTGGTGACGGAGTTGATCTACGTCCACAGTAAAATGCTAATCGCAGACGACAACACGGTGATCATCG GTTCGGCGAACATTAATGACCGCAGTATGCTGgggaagagagacagtgaaGTGGCTGTTGTTTTCCAGGACACAGAGACTGAGACATCTGTCATGGATGGACAGGAATATCAGGCAGGACGTTTTGGACTCCAACTCCGTCTGGAGTGTTTTAG GACGATCCTCGGCGCTCACACAGACACCAGCATCAACATCTCAGACCCCATCAGTGACCATTTCTACAAGGAGGTGTGGTTGACCACTGCAGCTCGCAACGCCTCCATCTACCAGAAG GTGTTCCGCTGTTTGCCGTCCAGTGACGTGAGGACGATCCTGGAGCTGGAAGGATATCTGTCCAAGCCGAGTCTGGATAAAGATGATCCTCCGAAAGCTCAGGAAGAACTTAAGAAGATCCGAGGATTCCTCGTCCAGTTCCCTCTCTACTTTTTAAGCGAACAGAACCTTCTCCCACCCATCGGGTCTAAGGAGGCCATGGTACCCATGGAGGTGTGGACCTGA
- the pld1b gene encoding phospholipase D1 isoform X2 produces the protein MTQQDVPTASTLHLVASDMTDIIENLDTRELDIGDGEDMFDGPGENSAESRVLFSLIYKTMGFKEQDARVFLTSAPITARILEVERFACAQDRFNLTNQRSVSKKVPAVFRIDMKHGNFSWIVKRKEKHFMELHRELRTYKTFLKIPLPSRTHTERRQTVRHTRQMPTLPRGGGDELAREEQVSSRRRQLEDYLNKLLKMPLYRNYHATLQFIDVSQLSFIHDLGPKGLEGMVYKRSGGRRIPGLNCCGQSKVCYRWSKRWLVVKDSFLLYMKPDSGAISFVLLVDKEFCVKMDSKDTETKHGVRVDSLCRNLVLKFSSYRQTRWWGQAIDDFVRKYGSAFLQDHRFGSFADIQENILSKWYVNGKTYMEDVATALEEAEEEIFITDWWLSPEIFLKRPVVEGNRWRLDCILKRKAQKGVRIFVMLYKEVELALGINSEYSKRTLLQLHPNIKVMRHPDHVSSSVYLWAHHEKIVVIDQSVAFVGGIDLAYGRWDDREHRLTDVGSVTRTLNTSAENVTEASPSNGPVQRNGKNSSRDPEDQPKLKGYGKTRKSRFSIKKRLQRHGLSHADSVSSGESSEENSDLAQDLQADVIGLMGNTRFWHGKDYCNFVHKDWIQLDKPFDDFIDRHITPRMPWHDIASVVHGKAARDVARHFIQRWNFTKTVKSKYRSLSYPYLLPKSHTTASEIKYKVPGCVHAKVQVLRSASDWSAGIKYHEESIHNAYVHVIENSKHYIYIENQFFISCADNKLVYNKIGDAIAQRIIKAYREGTRYRVYVITPLLPGFEGDINTGGGSAIQAIMHFNYRTMIRGDHSIVSQLKKEKL, from the exons ATGACGCAGCAGGACGTCCCCACAGCCAGCACACTGCACCTGGTGGCCTCAGACATGACCGACATCATAGAGAACCTGGACACACGTGAGCTGGACATTGGAGATGGAGAGGACATGTTTGATGGTCCAGGAGAGAACAGTGCAg aatCTCGAGtgttgttttctctgatctACAAGACGATGGGATTTAAAGAACAGGACGCTCGAGTCTTCCTCACATCAGCTCCCATCACTGCCAGAATCCTGGAGGTGGAGCGTTTTGCTTGTGCACAGGACCGGTTCAACCTCACCAACCAGAGGAGTGTGTCAaag AAAGTTCCTGCAGTTTTCAGGATCGATATGAAACACGGGAACTTCAGCTGGATTGTTAAGAGGAAGGAGAAACACTTCATGGAGCTGCACAGAGAATTACGGACCTACAAAACCTTCCTGAAGATCCCTCTTCCCTCTCGCAC tcaCACAGAGCGGAGGCAGACGGTCAGACACACACGTCAGATGCCCACGTTGCCCCGCGGCGGAGGAGACGAACTCGCCCGAGAGGAGCAAGTGTCCAGCCGGAGG CGTCAGCTCGAGGATTATTTAAACAAGCTGCTAAAAATGCCACTGTACAGAAACTACCACGCCACC ttGCAGTTTATTGATGTGAGTCAGCTGTCATTCATCCATGATTTGGGACCAAAGGGCTT AGAAGGTATGGTTTATAAAAGATCAGGAGGTCGCCGGATCCCCGGACTGAACTGCTGCGGTCAAAGTAAAGTGTGTTATCGCTGGTCCAAACG ttggTTAGTGGTGAAAGACTCTTTCCTGCTCTACATGAAGCCTGACTCTGGTGCGATCTCCTTCGTCCTGCTGGTTGATAAAGAGTTCTGTGTGAAAATGGACTccaaagacacagagaccaaACACGGTGTTCGTGTGGACAGTTTGTGCAG gAACCTGGTTCTGAAGTTCTCGAGTTATCGTCAAACGCGCTGGTGGGGTCAGGCCATCGATGACTTTGTGCGCAAATACGGCAGCGCGTTCCTGCAGGACCATCGCTTTGGTTCCTTCGCCGACATTCAGGAGAACATCCTCTCCAAATG GTATGTGAACGGTAAAACCTACATGGAGGATGTAGCTACTGCACTGGAGGAAGCTGAGGAGGAGATCTTCATCACAGACTGGTG GCTGAGTCCGGAGATTTTCCTCAAAAGGCCAGTGGTGGAAGGAAACCGCTGGCGTCTGGACTGCATTCTGAAACGCAAAGCC CAAAAAGGAGTTAGAATATTTGTTATGCTCTACAAAGAAGTGGAACTTGCTCTTGGGATCAACAGTGAATACAGCAAGAGGACGCTGCTGCAGCTTCACCCCAACATCAAG gtgATGCGACATCCTGACCACGTTTCCTCCTCCGTCTATCTCTGGGCTCATCATGAGAAGATTGTGGTGATCGACCAATCAGTGGCCTTCGTGGGCGGGATCGATCTGGCGTACGGACGCTGGGACGATCGAGAACATCGACTAACAGATGTGGGGAGCGTGACGAGAACCCTGAACACATCTGCAGAG aacgTAACTGAAGCGTCTCCCTCTAACGGTCCAGTTCAGAGAAACGGTAAAAACTCCAGCAGGGATCCGGAAGATCAGCCCAAACTCAAAGGTTACGGGAAAACCAGGAAGAGTCGCTTCAGCATCAAGAAACGGCTGCAGAGACACGGACTCTCGCACGCCGACAGCGTGAGCAGCGGCGAGAGCTCTGAGGAGA acTCAGACTTGGCTCAGGATCTGCAGGCCGACGTGATCGGGCTGATGGGGAACACACGTTTCTGGCACGGTAAAGATTACTGCAACTTTGTGCACAAGGACTGGATCCAGCTGGACAAACCGTTCGATG ATTTCATCGACAGACACATCACTCCCAGAATGCCGTGGCACGACATCGCCTCTGTGGTTCACGGGAAAGCAGCGAGAGACGTCGCACGGCACTTTATTCAGCGCTGGAATTTTACCAAG ACTGTCAAGTCGAAGTATCGGTCTCTCTCGTACCCGTACCTTCTCCCCAAATCCCACACCACGGCCAGTGAGATCAAGTATAAGGTCCCAGGCTGCGTTCACGCTAAAGTTCAG GTCTTACGCTCTGCGTCTGATTGGTCCGCTGGTATAAAGTACCACGAAGAGTCCATCCACAACGCCTACGTCCATGTGATCGAGAACAGCAAACACTACATCTACATCGAG AACCAGTTCTTTATAAGCTGCGCGGATAACAAACTCGTCTACAATAAGATCGGAGACGCCATTGCACAGAGGATCATCAAAGCCTACAG GGAAGGAACGAGGTACCGTGTGTATGTCATTACTCCTTTGTTACCTGGATTTGAGGGAGACATTAACACTGGAGGAGGAAGTGCCATCCAGGCCATCATGCACTTCAACTACAG AACGATGATCAGAGGAGATCACTCCATCGTGTCCCAGCTGAAGAAAGAGA AATTGTAA